One Corallococcus exiguus DNA segment encodes these proteins:
- the cyoE gene encoding heme o synthase, which produces MSARALSQSSTASDLISLTKPRLSSLVLITAAGGMFMAPGHFTPVRTLVTLLATAGTVGAANAFNCYWERHSDQFMARTRNRPLPAGRMDPNTALWFGLSLAAVSLPALVLGANLLTGVLGLVALLSYVLAYTPLKARTSAAMLVGAIPGALPPLMGWTAVTDRVDAGGFALFAIMFLWQMPHFIAIALFRKDEYAAAGLKSVPLERGDESSRAQVVLYLVALVPMTLLPFQLHIAGTWYLAAAVLLGLGFLGLGAWGFFKHLGKPWARQTFLYSLVYLTGLFAVMALDRIPRG; this is translated from the coding sequence TTGAGCGCGCGTGCCCTGTCCCAGTCGTCCACCGCGTCCGACCTGATTTCCCTCACCAAGCCGAGGCTGTCGTCGCTGGTGCTCATCACCGCGGCGGGCGGCATGTTCATGGCTCCGGGGCACTTCACGCCGGTGCGGACGCTGGTGACGCTGCTGGCGACGGCGGGCACGGTGGGCGCGGCGAACGCGTTCAACTGCTACTGGGAGCGTCACAGCGACCAGTTCATGGCGCGCACGCGCAACCGGCCGCTGCCCGCCGGGCGCATGGACCCCAACACGGCGCTGTGGTTCGGCCTGTCGCTGGCGGCGGTGTCGCTGCCCGCGCTGGTGCTGGGCGCCAACCTGCTCACCGGCGTGCTGGGGCTCGTCGCGCTGCTCAGCTACGTGCTGGCGTACACGCCGCTCAAGGCCCGCACGTCCGCGGCGATGCTGGTGGGTGCGATTCCCGGCGCGCTGCCTCCGCTCATGGGCTGGACGGCGGTGACGGACCGGGTGGACGCGGGCGGCTTCGCGCTGTTCGCCATCATGTTCCTCTGGCAGATGCCGCACTTCATCGCCATCGCGCTGTTCCGCAAGGACGAGTACGCCGCCGCGGGCCTCAAGTCCGTTCCGCTGGAGCGAGGGGACGAGTCTAGCCGCGCGCAGGTGGTGCTCTACCTGGTGGCGCTGGTGCCCATGACGCTGTTGCCGTTCCAGTTGCACATCGCGGGCACGTGGTACCTGGCCGCGGCGGTGCTGCTGGGGCTGGGCTTCCTGGGCCTGGGGGCGTGGGGCTTCTTCAAGCACCTGGGAAAGCCCTGGGCGCGCCAGACGTTCCTGTATTCGCTCGTGTATCTCACCGGCCTGTTCGCCGTGATGGCGCTGGACCGCATCCCCCGCGGCTAG
- a CDS encoding ABC transporter ATP-binding protein → MPDTSVPTPPPPLLRIEGLTRRFGERTAVDGLSLSVQPGEILGLLGPNGAGKSTTFQLLAGLLSPDAGQVHFAGKVLSLSDPALRRQMGIIFQKSSLDDLLTARENLLLGARLYGLTGADAKARVETMLSLIGLQDRSDEKVGTWSGGMRRRLELARALVHQPRVVLMDEPTQGLDEAAFRTFWTHLKRLRDAQGVTVLLTTHRADEAEGCDRLAVLDAGKLVACDTPWALASRMGGDILTLEGPEPEALAAQVTERLGLAATVVEGRVQVEASQGHALVPRLVEAFPPGRFASVSLRRPTLADVFLQLTGKALGADAPSPTPAPRKRR, encoded by the coding sequence ATGCCTGACACCTCCGTTCCAACCCCGCCCCCGCCGCTGCTGCGCATCGAGGGGCTCACGCGCCGCTTCGGCGAGCGCACCGCCGTGGACGGGCTGTCGCTGTCCGTGCAGCCGGGCGAAATCCTGGGTCTCCTGGGGCCCAACGGCGCCGGCAAGTCCACCACCTTCCAGCTGCTCGCGGGCCTGCTCTCGCCGGACGCGGGGCAGGTGCACTTCGCCGGCAAGGTGCTGTCCCTGAGCGACCCGGCGCTGCGGCGCCAGATGGGCATCATCTTCCAGAAGAGCAGCCTGGATGACCTGCTCACCGCCCGGGAGAACCTGCTGCTGGGCGCGCGGCTGTACGGCCTCACGGGCGCGGACGCGAAGGCGCGCGTGGAGACGATGCTGTCGCTCATCGGCCTGCAGGACCGGAGCGATGAGAAGGTGGGCACCTGGTCGGGCGGCATGCGCCGGCGGCTGGAGCTGGCGCGGGCGCTGGTCCACCAGCCGCGCGTGGTGCTGATGGATGAGCCCACGCAGGGCCTGGACGAGGCGGCCTTCCGCACCTTCTGGACGCACCTCAAGCGGCTGCGCGACGCGCAGGGCGTCACGGTGCTGCTCACCACGCACCGCGCGGATGAAGCGGAAGGGTGCGACCGGCTGGCGGTGCTGGACGCCGGGAAGCTGGTGGCGTGCGACACGCCCTGGGCGCTCGCCTCGCGCATGGGCGGGGACATCCTCACGCTGGAGGGCCCGGAGCCGGAGGCGCTGGCCGCGCAGGTGACGGAGCGGCTGGGGCTTGCGGCGACGGTGGTGGAGGGGCGGGTGCAGGTGGAGGCTTCGCAGGGACACGCGCTGGTGCCGCGGCTGGTGGAGGCCTTCCCTCCGGGGCGGTTCGCCTCCGTGTCGCTGCGCCGGCCCACGCTGGCGGACGTGTTCCTCCAGCTCACCGGGAAGGCCCTGGGGGCGGATGCTCCCTCGCCCACGCCCGCGCCGAGGAAACGCCGATGA
- a CDS encoding ABC transporter permease has translation MSADIPVPVPSPSLDAPAAPVHRREPGTLALQWATVWVLLSRDVVRFFRQPSRVVGALAQPILFWFVIGSGFAGSFRVEGAQGLGYQQFFFPGVVTMVVLFSAIFATITVIEDRKEGFLQAVLAGPGSRLAVVLGKALGSSTIALMQASLFLLFAPLAGVDVKAVDYPLLAAVMVLSALALTGMGMALAWWVKSSAGYHAVMSLVMLPMWVLSGAMFPVKGAGPVLSWVMTLNPMRFSVEGVRRALYGAQASLAVGSQGGATVGWEVPALLAFAAVFVGLAAFSVSRRE, from the coding sequence ATGAGCGCCGACATCCCCGTGCCTGTTCCGTCCCCCTCACTGGACGCTCCCGCCGCCCCGGTCCACCGCCGGGAGCCGGGGACGCTGGCCTTGCAGTGGGCCACCGTGTGGGTGCTGCTCTCGCGCGACGTGGTGCGCTTCTTCCGGCAGCCCAGCCGGGTGGTGGGCGCGCTGGCGCAGCCCATCCTGTTCTGGTTCGTCATCGGCTCCGGCTTCGCGGGCTCGTTCCGCGTGGAGGGCGCGCAGGGGCTGGGCTACCAGCAGTTCTTCTTCCCGGGCGTCGTCACCATGGTGGTGCTCTTCAGCGCCATCTTCGCCACCATCACCGTCATCGAGGACCGCAAGGAGGGCTTCCTCCAGGCGGTGCTGGCGGGGCCGGGCTCGCGGCTGGCGGTGGTGCTGGGCAAGGCGCTGGGGTCGTCCACCATCGCGCTGATGCAGGCGTCGCTGTTCCTGCTCTTCGCGCCGCTGGCGGGCGTGGACGTGAAGGCGGTGGACTACCCGTTGCTCGCGGCGGTGATGGTGCTGTCCGCGCTGGCGCTCACCGGCATGGGCATGGCGCTCGCGTGGTGGGTGAAGTCGAGCGCGGGCTACCACGCGGTGATGAGCCTGGTGATGCTGCCCATGTGGGTGCTCTCCGGGGCCATGTTCCCGGTGAAGGGCGCGGGGCCGGTGCTGTCGTGGGTGATGACGCTCAACCCGATGCGTTTCTCCGTGGAGGGCGTGCGCCGCGCGCTGTACGGGGCGCAGGCGTCGCTGGCGGTGGGCTCGCAGGGTGGGGCGACGGTGGGGTGGGAGGTGCCCGCGCTGCTGGCGTTCGCGGCGGTGTTCGTGGGGCTGGCCGCGTTCAGCGTGAGCCGCCGCGAGTAG
- a CDS encoding carboxypeptidase regulatory-like domain-containing protein — MKLRLLGLSMVGVAGLLALPACKKEEAPTPPAERPAAPTQQAVPPAPTAGAGAGEAAAPAAPAGNGVVKGTVSFTGTPPVMAELAPSVDPACDGRPEKEQSVLVKDGKLQNVLVRVKGPVAGAPAAPSTPVEVDQSKCTYVPRVQGAVAGQQVVFKNSDGTLHNVRGVVGTKPLFNVAQPPSGAPVQKPMPTDAEVLRLKCDVHPWMTAYVVSNPNPYFATTGADGSFTLTGLPAGTYTLEAWHETLGTKTAEVTVKDGAPAEATFSFAATDAQAKQ, encoded by the coding sequence ATGAAGCTGCGTCTGCTTGGCTTGTCGATGGTCGGTGTCGCGGGGCTGCTGGCCCTGCCCGCGTGCAAGAAGGAGGAGGCGCCCACGCCCCCCGCCGAGCGTCCGGCGGCCCCCACGCAGCAGGCCGTACCTCCGGCTCCCACGGCGGGAGCGGGTGCGGGCGAGGCGGCGGCCCCGGCGGCGCCCGCGGGCAACGGCGTGGTGAAGGGCACGGTGTCGTTCACCGGCACGCCGCCGGTGATGGCGGAACTGGCGCCCAGCGTCGACCCCGCGTGTGACGGACGGCCGGAGAAGGAGCAGTCCGTGCTGGTGAAGGACGGCAAGCTCCAGAACGTGCTCGTGCGCGTGAAGGGGCCGGTCGCGGGTGCGCCCGCGGCGCCGTCCACGCCGGTGGAGGTGGACCAGTCGAAGTGCACCTACGTGCCGCGCGTGCAGGGTGCGGTGGCGGGCCAGCAGGTGGTGTTCAAGAACAGCGACGGCACGCTGCACAACGTGCGCGGCGTGGTGGGCACCAAGCCCCTGTTCAACGTGGCGCAGCCGCCCTCCGGCGCGCCGGTGCAGAAGCCGATGCCCACGGACGCGGAGGTGCTGCGCCTCAAGTGCGACGTGCACCCGTGGATGACGGCCTACGTGGTGAGCAACCCCAACCCGTACTTCGCCACCACCGGCGCGGACGGTTCCTTCACGCTGACGGGCCTGCCCGCGGGCACGTACACGCTGGAGGCGTGGCACGAGACGCTGGGCACGAAGACGGCGGAAGTCACCGTGAAGGATGGCGCGCCCGCGGAGGCGACGTTCTCCTTCGCCGCGACGGACGCGCAGGCGAAGCAGTAG
- a CDS encoding HAMP domain-containing sensor histidine kinase, protein MGWGHHHWPPKREDCGPELHRRFGRHAQAHARRRRMFHLGRLGSYVQARLRRRLFVMFGLTILVTVLVVSWVMNLTGGNSWRQETDRIRAFVGHQFAEVWDAPAERDALMRSISDDLDVDVVLTDLSGAVVARGGSPCSKPDATLPVMRQDTQLGSLQACYLQARSRGPWRAVLPLGIAVLVLWTAAGGISFRLARPVDTLVKATQELGEGRLGARASLDRHTTGEFAVLAESFNDMAARIEKQMADQRELLAAVSHELRTPLARLRVLTELLRDGGGNPRTLDQVDREVVELDALVGELLASSRLDFGQLTPKALEAGVLAAQALERVGLSATLLQPETDDVALMADATLLGRALVNLLENARKHGVGVEALRIQEHGKEHLAFSVEDRGPGLLPGEEKRIFQPFYRKDRGGEAREAGSLGLGLALVQRIAKAHGGETFAENRPAGGARVGFTVRKAGPPGPVSSTLG, encoded by the coding sequence ATGGGCTGGGGCCATCACCACTGGCCTCCCAAGCGGGAGGACTGCGGGCCGGAGCTGCACCGGAGGTTCGGCCGCCACGCCCAGGCCCATGCCCGCCGCCGGCGCATGTTCCACCTGGGCCGGCTGGGCTCCTACGTCCAGGCGCGGCTGCGGCGGCGGCTGTTCGTCATGTTCGGGCTCACCATCCTGGTGACGGTGCTCGTGGTGTCGTGGGTGATGAACCTGACGGGCGGCAACAGCTGGCGACAGGAGACGGACCGCATCCGCGCGTTCGTGGGTCACCAGTTCGCGGAGGTGTGGGACGCGCCCGCCGAGCGCGACGCCTTGATGCGGAGCATCTCCGACGACCTGGACGTGGACGTCGTGCTGACGGACCTGTCCGGCGCGGTGGTGGCAAGGGGCGGCTCACCGTGCTCGAAGCCGGACGCGACCCTCCCGGTGATGCGGCAGGACACGCAGCTGGGGTCGTTGCAGGCCTGCTACCTGCAGGCCCGCTCGCGGGGCCCCTGGCGCGCCGTGCTGCCGCTGGGCATCGCGGTGCTGGTGCTGTGGACGGCGGCGGGCGGCATTTCGTTCCGGCTGGCGCGGCCGGTGGACACGCTGGTGAAGGCCACGCAGGAGCTGGGCGAGGGCCGCCTGGGCGCTCGGGCGAGCCTGGACCGCCACACCACCGGCGAGTTCGCGGTGCTCGCCGAGTCCTTCAACGACATGGCGGCGCGCATCGAGAAGCAGATGGCGGACCAACGCGAGCTGCTGGCGGCGGTGTCGCACGAGCTGCGTACGCCGCTGGCGCGGCTGCGCGTGCTGACGGAGCTGCTGCGCGACGGCGGCGGCAACCCGCGCACGTTGGACCAGGTGGACCGCGAGGTCGTGGAGCTGGATGCGCTGGTGGGCGAGCTGCTCGCCAGCTCCCGCCTGGACTTCGGACAGCTCACGCCCAAGGCGCTGGAGGCGGGCGTGCTCGCTGCGCAGGCGCTGGAGCGCGTGGGGCTGTCCGCGACGCTGCTCCAGCCAGAGACGGACGACGTGGCGCTGATGGCGGACGCAACGCTGCTGGGCCGGGCGCTGGTGAACCTGCTCGAAAACGCGCGCAAGCACGGCGTGGGCGTGGAGGCGCTGCGCATCCAGGAGCACGGGAAGGAGCACCTCGCCTTCAGCGTGGAGGACCGGGGCCCGGGCCTCCTGCCCGGCGAGGAGAAGCGCATCTTCCAGCCGTTCTACCGGAAGGACCGGGGCGGCGAGGCGCGCGAGGCCGGCTCACTGGGGCTGGGGCTCGCGCTGGTGCAGCGCATCGCCAAGGCCCACGGCGGTGAGACCTTCGCGGAGAACCGGCCCGCCGGCGGCGCGCGCGTGGGCTTCACGGTGCGCAAGGCCGGGCCGCCGGGACCGGTGTCGAGCACGCTGGGCTAG
- a CDS encoding response regulator transcription factor: protein MPTRVLLIDDDTRMFELLAEYLGQNGITVSHAPDGGRGLAALEANAYDAVLLDVMMPGMDGLEVCKRIRAKSRIPVLMLTAKGDETDRVVGLELGADDYLPKPFGPRELLARLRAVLRRAQPAAVADRLESSGVSIDVSGREVKVEGRAVELTGLEFDLLLALVRRAGRVIPRDALLGEAGRSDTVVSERTVDVHISHLRQKLGDVGTRLIKTVRGVGYVFAKEGA, encoded by the coding sequence ATGCCCACCCGCGTCCTGCTCATCGATGACGACACCCGGATGTTCGAGTTGCTCGCGGAGTACCTCGGGCAGAACGGCATCACCGTCAGCCACGCGCCCGACGGTGGCCGCGGGCTGGCGGCGCTGGAGGCCAACGCCTACGACGCCGTGCTCCTGGACGTGATGATGCCGGGCATGGACGGCCTGGAGGTGTGCAAGCGCATCCGGGCCAAGAGCCGCATCCCGGTGCTGATGCTCACCGCCAAGGGCGACGAGACGGACCGCGTGGTGGGCCTGGAGCTGGGCGCGGACGACTACCTGCCCAAGCCCTTCGGACCGCGCGAGCTGCTCGCCCGCCTGCGCGCGGTGCTGCGGCGGGCGCAGCCGGCGGCGGTGGCGGACCGGCTCGAGTCGAGCGGGGTCTCCATCGACGTGTCCGGGCGCGAGGTGAAGGTGGAGGGGCGCGCGGTGGAGCTGACGGGCCTGGAGTTCGACCTGCTGCTCGCGCTGGTGCGCAGGGCGGGCCGGGTGATTCCCCGCGACGCGCTGCTGGGTGAGGCGGGCCGCAGCGACACGGTGGTGAGCGAGCGCACGGTGGACGTGCACATCTCCCACCTGCGCCAGAAGCTGGGGGACGTGGGCACGCGCCTCATCAAGACGGTGCGCGGCGTGGGCTACGTGTTCGCCAAGGAGGGCGCCTGA
- a CDS encoding periplasmic heavy metal sensor yields the protein MFGFIFGTACLAGLFATLRRGRYGHHHHGRGGRFGMRPRLRWLFERLETSPGQEKVIVKAVENVREAFAKVKDQWGPSRTSLAGSLRGEHFDGAMLRELFTRHDVALETLRNAVQDALSQVHEALEPNQRRELADIIEHGWGYGWRGEGRGWHGRRCGGYGRWGGRPHNDDGPASFV from the coding sequence ATGTTCGGATTCATCTTCGGTACCGCCTGCCTCGCCGGCCTCTTCGCCACCCTGCGCCGGGGGCGCTACGGACACCACCACCACGGCCGCGGAGGCCGGTTTGGCATGCGCCCCCGGCTGCGCTGGCTCTTCGAGCGGCTGGAGACGTCCCCCGGCCAGGAGAAGGTCATCGTGAAGGCCGTGGAGAACGTGCGCGAGGCCTTCGCCAAGGTGAAGGACCAGTGGGGCCCCAGCCGCACGTCGCTCGCGGGCTCGCTGCGAGGGGAGCACTTCGACGGCGCCATGCTGCGCGAGCTGTTCACCCGCCACGACGTGGCGCTGGAGACGCTGCGCAACGCCGTGCAGGACGCCCTGTCCCAGGTGCACGAGGCGCTGGAGCCCAACCAGCGCCGCGAGCTCGCGGACATCATCGAGCACGGCTGGGGCTACGGATGGCGCGGCGAGGGCCGGGGCTGGCACGGGCGGCGCTGCGGCGGGTACGGCCGGTGGGGTGGCCGCCCCCACAACGATGACGGCCCCGCGTCCTTCGTCTGA
- a CDS encoding cold-shock protein has translation MASGTVKWFNDAKGFGFIAQDNGEDVFCHHTAINMDGFRTLAEGQKVEFEVTKGPKGLQAQNVRAG, from the coding sequence ATGGCTTCTGGTACCGTGAAGTGGTTCAACGACGCGAAGGGCTTTGGTTTCATCGCGCAGGACAATGGCGAAGACGTTTTCTGCCACCACACTGCGATCAACATGGACGGCTTCCGCACCCTGGCCGAGGGTCAGAAGGTGGAGTTCGAAGTCACCAAGGGCCCCAAGGGCCTGCAGGCGCAGAACGTTCGCGCCGGGTAA
- a CDS encoding cupin domain-containing protein, giving the protein MGDTSVKKVESRHSPKGEMGQKYLASGVRVAMRLWEDEPPAEAKPASTRDYETVGFVLKGRAELHLEGQVILLNPGDSWLVPRGASHTYKVLETFSAVEATSPVSSVHGRDEHEAPKGAKA; this is encoded by the coding sequence ATGGGCGACACCAGCGTGAAGAAGGTCGAAAGCCGCCATTCCCCCAAGGGGGAGATGGGCCAGAAGTACCTCGCATCCGGCGTCCGTGTGGCCATGCGGCTGTGGGAGGACGAGCCGCCCGCCGAGGCCAAGCCCGCCAGCACGCGCGACTACGAGACCGTGGGCTTCGTGCTCAAGGGCCGCGCGGAGCTGCACCTGGAGGGGCAGGTCATCCTGCTGAACCCCGGCGACTCCTGGCTCGTGCCGCGCGGGGCCAGCCACACCTACAAGGTCCTGGAGACCTTCTCCGCCGTGGAAGCCACGAGCCCCGTCTCCTCCGTCCACGGCCGCGACGAGCACGAGGCCCCGAAGGGCGCCAAGGCGTGA
- a CDS encoding metallophosphoesterase family protein, translated as MRILSVEEKPLHEWWYLNASPRGGTRAERLPLLCGQVDALPADLDAVIALSDLQGMAPHAVKGGAAALLGEVVADELAIMCKAGNLPPANRTGIILAGDLFSNDTADERGASGDVRSVWTAFARYFRWVVGVAGNHDTFGGTGERERFFRQPRQKLLDGEVVAQDGLSVGGVSYIIGRPDKLNRREQSAQLERIEEVLLQEPQVLVLHEGPDAPGTGLRGNAIIREAVEPWSRLLVICGHCHWDVPLVTLASGTQVLNVDARAVILRRAGA; from the coding sequence ATGAGAATCCTGTCCGTCGAAGAGAAGCCCCTTCATGAGTGGTGGTACCTGAACGCGTCGCCGCGCGGGGGCACCCGTGCGGAACGACTCCCCTTGCTGTGCGGACAGGTGGACGCCCTTCCTGCGGACCTGGACGCGGTCATCGCGCTCTCGGACCTCCAGGGGATGGCGCCGCATGCCGTGAAGGGCGGGGCGGCGGCGCTCCTGGGCGAGGTCGTGGCCGACGAACTGGCGATAATGTGCAAGGCGGGCAACCTCCCTCCCGCGAACCGCACCGGCATCATCCTGGCGGGAGACCTCTTCTCCAACGACACCGCGGACGAACGGGGCGCATCCGGCGACGTGCGGAGCGTCTGGACTGCCTTCGCCAGGTACTTCCGTTGGGTCGTTGGCGTGGCGGGAAATCACGACACGTTCGGCGGTACCGGGGAGCGCGAGCGCTTCTTCCGCCAACCCAGGCAGAAGCTGCTGGATGGCGAAGTCGTCGCGCAGGACGGACTTTCGGTGGGCGGGGTGAGCTACATCATCGGTCGCCCGGACAAGCTCAACCGGCGCGAGCAATCCGCCCAACTGGAACGGATTGAAGAGGTGCTGCTCCAGGAGCCGCAGGTGCTCGTCCTCCACGAGGGCCCGGACGCCCCGGGAACAGGGCTGCGAGGCAACGCCATCATCCGGGAGGCGGTGGAGCCCTGGAGCAGGCTCCTCGTCATCTGCGGCCACTGTCATTGGGACGTGCCGCTCGTCACGCTCGCGAGCGGGACCCAGGTCCTCAACGTGGATGCGCGCGCGGTGATTCTCAGGCGTGCCGGGGCTTGA
- a CDS encoding DoxX family protein: MGLWVVQALLGITFVGSGLWKALTPLPELAAMIPWAGQVSPAFLYFIVAVDLAGGLGVVLPSLTRVKPGLTVLAALGCMLLQVSAIVFHFSRGEAANTPFNFFLVALSLFVFWGRRTRAPIKPRHA, encoded by the coding sequence ATGGGCCTGTGGGTCGTCCAGGCGCTGCTGGGCATCACCTTCGTCGGCTCGGGCCTCTGGAAGGCGCTCACGCCCCTGCCGGAGCTCGCCGCGATGATTCCGTGGGCAGGCCAGGTGTCGCCTGCGTTCCTGTACTTCATCGTCGCGGTCGACCTGGCGGGCGGGCTGGGCGTCGTGCTGCCCTCGCTCACGCGGGTGAAACCGGGCCTGACGGTCCTCGCGGCCCTGGGCTGCATGCTGCTCCAGGTCAGCGCCATCGTCTTCCACTTCTCTCGCGGCGAGGCGGCGAACACGCCCTTCAACTTCTTCCTGGTCGCGCTGTCGCTCTTCGTCTTCTGGGGGCGCAGGACGCGCGCTCCCATCAAGCCCCGGCACGCCTGA
- a CDS encoding winged helix-turn-helix transcriptional regulator, with product MTGRYDDDCVATREILSLVGDKWSVMVIVNLGEGPVRFSELKRAIEGISQRMLTLTLRNLERDGLLTRTVHPTTPPSVDYALTKLGRTLLEPVSVLAMWAQRHRPEIERSREAFARTARAK from the coding sequence ATGACCGGGCGCTATGACGACGACTGCGTCGCGACGCGCGAAATCCTCAGCCTCGTCGGGGACAAGTGGAGCGTGATGGTCATCGTCAACCTGGGCGAAGGCCCCGTGCGCTTCAGCGAGCTCAAGCGCGCCATCGAGGGCATCTCCCAGCGCATGCTGACCCTCACGCTGCGCAACCTGGAGCGGGACGGACTGCTGACGCGCACCGTGCACCCGACGACGCCGCCGAGCGTGGACTACGCGCTCACGAAGCTGGGGCGCACGCTGCTCGAACCGGTGTCCGTGCTCGCGATGTGGGCGCAGCGACACCGGCCGGAGATTGAACGCTCCCGAGAGGCCTTCGCACGCACCGCCAGGGCGAAATGA